The following are encoded together in the Drosophila takahashii strain IR98-3 E-12201 chromosome X, DtakHiC1v2, whole genome shotgun sequence genome:
- the HDAC6 gene encoding histone deacetylase 6 isoform X1, producing the protein MSPPIVTRRSAQQAKIQTRAMASKSKGAAGATAATAAGVIGGGGGSSAGGGSGGISAADPRKANKPSAALLEAKRRARNMLKNQSNVMQECVTDIFQNAVDCKGAVRKPTALIYDESMSQHCCLWDKEHYECPERFTRVLERCRELNLAERCLELPSRSATKEEILRLHTEEHFERLKQTSGIRDDERMEDLSSRYDSIYIHPSTFELSLLATGSTIELVDHLIAGKAQNGMAIIRPPGHHAMKAEFNGYCFFNNVALAAQHALDVHKLQRILIIDYDVHHGQGTQRFFYNDPRVVYFSIHRFEHGSFWPHLQESDYHAIGSGAGRGYNFNVPLNAIGMTNGDYLAIFQQLLLPVALEFQPELIIVSAGYDAALGCPEGEMEVTPACYPHLLNPLLRLADSRVAVVLEGGYCLDSLAEGAALTLRSLLGDPCPRLVEVLPLPRPELTQALLSCIAVHRTHWRCLQLQRTYDSKELLDQEKAQTDLHKLLRLWIGGPPPVDRYPTRDTAIPLPPEKLARNAARLQVLRTETKLSLPAVRVCYSYDAQMLLHCNLDDPGHPEQPSRVQHIHKMHEEYGLLARMKQLAPRAATTDEVCLAHTRSHVNSVRRLMGRDPEELHRVAAGYNSVYLHPRTFDCATLAAGAVLQAVDSVLRGESRHGICNVRPPGHHAEQDQPHGFCIFNNVAIAAQYAIRDFGLERVLIVDWDVHHGNGTQHIFEANPKVLYISLHRYEHGAFFPKGPDGNYDVVGKGAGRGFNVNIPWNKKGMGDLEYALAFQQLIMPIAYEFNPQLVLVSAGFDAAIGDPLGGCKVTPEGYGLLTHWLSALAGGRIVVCLEGGYNVNSISYAMTMCTKTLLGDPVPTPQLGAVALQKPPTVAHQSCVESLQSCLEIQRSHWRSLEFVGRRLPAGDCVGENNNEDFLTASLRQLNISNDDAPGAAGGAAGDRNACGDERPSGSKPKVKVKTLTEYLAENKEALEQNEMFAVYPLKTCPHLSLLRPEEAPQSAIDSGAACSVCGSTGENWVCLGCRLVGCGRYMGGHMELHSAEAQHPLAMSQADLSVWCYACSSYVDHPRLYAYLNPLHVDKFQEPMAWTHGCPRREDGCYPLGADGRDDDEDLAGSSGLCLRLERNN; encoded by the exons ATG AGCCCGCCCATCGTCACGCGACGGAGCGCGCAGCAGGCCAAGATTCAGACGCGGGCAATGGCCAGTAAGTCGAAGGGAGCGGCGGGAGCGACGGCGGCGACGGCGGCCGGGGTgatcggcggcggcggcggctcctctgccggcggcggcagcggcggtaTCAGTGCCGCCGATCCGCGAAAGGCGAACAAACCGAGCGCAGCGCTCTTGGAGGCGAAACGTCGAGCGCGGAACATGCTCAAGAACCAGAGCAACGTCATGCAGGAGTGCGTCACGGATATATTCCAGAAT GCTGTCGATTGCAAGGGCGCTGTGCGAAAGCCCACGGCCCTCATCTACGACGAGTCGATGAGCCAGCACTGCTGTTTGTGGGACAAGGAGCACTACGAGTGCCCCGAGCGCTTCACACGCGTCCTGGAGCG CTGCCGCGAACTGAATCTGGCGGAGCGCTGCTTGGAGTTGCCCTCGCGATCGGCCACCAAGGAGGAGATTCTGCGGCTGCACACGGAGGAGCACTTTGAGCGCCTGAAGCAGACCTCGGGGATTCGTGATGACGAGCGCATGGAGGACCTGAGCTCCCGCTACGATTCAATCTACATTCATCCG TCCACATTCGAGCTTTCCCTGCTGGCCACCGGATCCACCATCGAGTTGGTGGACCATCTGATCGCTGGAAAGGCCCAGAATGGCATGGCCATCATCCGGCCGCCGGGTCATCATGCCATGAAGGCCGAGTTCAATGGCTATTGCTTCTTCAACAACGTGGCCCTGGCCGCCCAGCACGCCCTGGATGTCCACAAGCTGCAGCGCATCCTGATCATCGACTACGACGTCCATCATGGACAGGGAACGCAGAGGTTCTTCTACAACGATCCCAG GGTGGTCTACTTCTCGATCCATCGCTTCGAGCACGGCAGCTTCTGGCCGCACCTGCAGGAGTCGGATTACCATGCCATCGGATCGGGAGCGGGCAGGGGCTACAACTTCAATGTGCCCCTGAATGCGATTGGGATGACGAACGGCGATTACCTGGCCATTTTCCAGCAGCTCCTGCTGCCGGTGGCCCTGGAGTTTCAGCCGGAGCTGATTATCGTTTCGGCTGGCTACGATGCGGCCCTCGGTTGTCCGGAGGGCGAAATGGAGGTGACGCCGGCCTGCTATCCGCATCTGCTCAATCCCCTCCTGCGACTCGCCGACTCGCGGGTGGCCGTCGTCCTGGAGGGCGGCTATTGCCTGGACTCGCTGGCCGAGGGTGCCGCTTTGACCCTGCGCTCCCTGCTCGGCGATCCCTGCCCCCGACTGGTGGAGGTACTGCCTCTGCCGCGTCCCGAACTCACGCAGGCGCTGCTCAGCTGCATTGCCGTCCATCGGACGCACTGGCGCTGCCTGCAGCTGCAGCGAACCTATGATTCGAAGGAGTTGCTCGACCAGGAGAAGGCTCAAACGGACCTACACAAGCTGCTGCGCCTTTGGATAGGCGGACCACCGCCAGTGGATCGTTATCCCACCAGGGATACTGCTATTCCTCTGCCCCCCGAGAAGCTGGCCAGGAATGCGGCCCGTCTGCAGGTCCTCCGCACCGAAACAAAGCTATCGTTGCCCGCGGTGAGAGTCTGCTACTCGTACGACGCCCAGATGCTGCTCCACTGCAATCTCGACGATCCCGGCCATCCGGAGCAGCCATCGCGCGTCCAGCACATCCACAAGATGCACGAGGAGTACGGCCTGCTGGCCAGGATGAAGCAGCTAGCGCCGAGGGCGGCCACCACCGATGAAGTTTGCCTGGCCCACACGCGATCGCATGTGAATTCGGTGCGTCGACTGATGGGACGCGACCCGGAGGAACTGCATCGCGTGGCGGCGGGCTACAATTCGGTGTATCTGCATCCGCGCACCTTCGATTGCGCCACCTTGGCCGCCGGCGCCGTGCTCCAGGCGGTGGACAGTGTGCTGCGCGGCGAGTCGCGGCACGGCATCTGCAACGTTCGTCCGCCGGGCCATCATGCCGAGCAGGATCAGCCGCATGGCTTCTGTATCTTCAACAATGTGGCCATTGCGGCGCAGTATGCTATCAGGGATTTTGGTTTGGAACGTGTGCTTATTGTCGATTGGGATGTGCATCACGGCAACGGGACGCAGCACATCTTCGAGGCGAATCCCAAGGTGCTTTACATAAGCCTTCATCGCTACGAGCATGGAGCCTTCTTTCCCAAGGGACCCGACGGCAACTACGATGTGGTGGGCAAGGGAGCCGGACGGGGATTCAATGTGAATATACCCTGGAATAAG AAGGGCATGGGTGATTTGGAGTACGCTCTGGCCTTCCAGCAACTGATCATGCCCATTGCCTACGAGTTCAACCCGCAACTGGTCCTGGTCTCCGCGGGCTTCGATGCGGCCATCGGCGATCCGCTGGGCGGCTGCAAGGTGACGCCCGAGGGCTACGGCCTGCTCACCCATTGGCTCTCTGCGCTGGCCGGCGGCAGGATTGTCGTCTGCCTGGAGGGTGGCTACAATGTAAACTCCATTTCGTATGCCATGACCATGTGCACCAAGACGCTACTGGGCGATCCGGTGCCGACGCCCCAGCTGGGTGCAGTGGCTCTGCAGAAGCCGCCGACGGTGGCCCATCAGAGCTGCGTGGAATCGCTGCAGTCGTGCCTGGAGATTCAACGCAGCCACTGGCGGAGCTTGGAGTTTGTGGGCCGACGGTTGCCGGCCGGCGATTGTGTGGGCGAGAATAACAACGAGGATTTTCTTACCGCCTCCTTGCGACAGTTGAATATCTCAAATGACGACGCACCGGGGGCGGCGGGCGGCGCGGCCGGCGATCGGAACGCTTGCGGCGATGAGCGGCCCAGCGGCAGCAAGCCCAAAGTCAAGGTAAAAACGCTCACCGAGTATTTGGCCGAGAACAAGGAG GCCCTCGAGCAGAATGAGATGTTCGCCGTGTATCCGCTCAAGACGTGCCCGCATTTGAGTCTCCTGCGACCGGAGGAGGCGCCGCAAT CAGCAATAGACAGCGGGGCGGCGTGCAGCGTTTGCGGATCGACGGGGGAGAACTGGGTGTGTCTGGGCTGCCGGCTGGTGGGCTGCGGTCGCTACATGGGCGGCCACATGGAGCTGCACTCGGCGGAGGCACAGCATCCGCTGGCGATGAGCCAGGCGGACCTCTCGGTGTGGTGCTATGCGTGCTCCTCGTACGTGGATCATCCCCGCCTGTATGCCTATCTCAATCCGCTGCATGTGGACAAGTTCCAGGAGCCGATGGCCTGGACACATGGCTGTCCGCGGCGTGAGGATGGCTGCTATCCCTTGGGAGCCGACGGTCGGGATGATGATGAGGATTTGGCCGGGAGCAGCGGCCTCTGCCTGCGGCTGGAGCGCAACAACTGA
- the HDAC6 gene encoding histone deacetylase 6 isoform X4 yields MSPPIVTRRSAQQAKIQTRAMASKSKGAAGATAATAAGVIGGGGGSSAGGGSGGISAADPRKANKPSAALLEAKRRARNMLKNQSNVMQECVTDIFQNAVDCKGAVRKPTALIYDESMSQHCCLWDKEHYECPERFTRVLERCRELNLAERCLELPSRSATKEEILRLHTEEHFERLKQTSGIRDDERMEDLSSRYDSIYIHPSTFELSLLATGSTIELVDHLIAGKAQNGMAIIRPPGHHAMKAEFNGYCFFNNVALAAQHALDVHKLQRILIIDYDVHHGQGTQRFFYNDPRVVYFSIHRFEHGSFWPHLQESDYHAIGSGAGRGYNFNVPLNAIGMTNGDYLAIFQQLLLPVALEFQPELIIVSAGYDAALGCPEGEMEVTPACYPHLLNPLLRLADSRVAVVLEGGYCLDSLAEGAALTLRSLLGDPCPRLVEVLPLPRPELTQALLSCIAVHRTHWRCLQLQRTYDSKELLDQEKAQTDLHKLLRLWIGGPPPVDRYPTRDTAIPLPPEKLARNAARLQVLRTETKLSLPAVRVCYSYDAQMLLHCNLDDPGHPEQPSRVQHIHKMHEEYGLLARMKQLAPRAATTDEVCLAHTRSHVNSVRRLMGRDPEELHRVAAGYNSVYLHPRTFDCATLAAGAVLQAVDSVLRGESRHGICNVRPPGHHAEQDQPHGFCIFNNVAIAAQYAIRDFGLERVLIVDWDVHHGNGTQHIFEANPKVLYISLHRYEHGAFFPKGPDGNYDVVGKGAGRGFNVNIPWNKKGMGDLEYALAFQQLIMPIAYEFNPQLVLVSAGFDAAIGDPLGGCKVTPEGYGLLTHWLSALAGGRIVVCLEGGYNVNSISYAMTMCTKTLLGDPVPTPQLGAVALQKPPTVAHQSCVESLQSCLEIQRSHWRSLEFVGRRLPAGDCVGENNNEDFLTASLRQLNISNDDAPGAAGGAAGDRNACGDERPSGSKPKVKALEQNEMFAVYPLKTCPHLSLLRPEEAPQSIDSGAACSVCGSTGENWVCLGCRLVGCGRYMGGHMELHSAEAQHPLAMSQADLSVWCYACSSYVDHPRLYAYLNPLHVDKFQEPMAWTHGCPRREDGCYPLGADGRDDDEDLAGSSGLCLRLERNN; encoded by the exons ATG AGCCCGCCCATCGTCACGCGACGGAGCGCGCAGCAGGCCAAGATTCAGACGCGGGCAATGGCCAGTAAGTCGAAGGGAGCGGCGGGAGCGACGGCGGCGACGGCGGCCGGGGTgatcggcggcggcggcggctcctctgccggcggcggcagcggcggtaTCAGTGCCGCCGATCCGCGAAAGGCGAACAAACCGAGCGCAGCGCTCTTGGAGGCGAAACGTCGAGCGCGGAACATGCTCAAGAACCAGAGCAACGTCATGCAGGAGTGCGTCACGGATATATTCCAGAAT GCTGTCGATTGCAAGGGCGCTGTGCGAAAGCCCACGGCCCTCATCTACGACGAGTCGATGAGCCAGCACTGCTGTTTGTGGGACAAGGAGCACTACGAGTGCCCCGAGCGCTTCACACGCGTCCTGGAGCG CTGCCGCGAACTGAATCTGGCGGAGCGCTGCTTGGAGTTGCCCTCGCGATCGGCCACCAAGGAGGAGATTCTGCGGCTGCACACGGAGGAGCACTTTGAGCGCCTGAAGCAGACCTCGGGGATTCGTGATGACGAGCGCATGGAGGACCTGAGCTCCCGCTACGATTCAATCTACATTCATCCG TCCACATTCGAGCTTTCCCTGCTGGCCACCGGATCCACCATCGAGTTGGTGGACCATCTGATCGCTGGAAAGGCCCAGAATGGCATGGCCATCATCCGGCCGCCGGGTCATCATGCCATGAAGGCCGAGTTCAATGGCTATTGCTTCTTCAACAACGTGGCCCTGGCCGCCCAGCACGCCCTGGATGTCCACAAGCTGCAGCGCATCCTGATCATCGACTACGACGTCCATCATGGACAGGGAACGCAGAGGTTCTTCTACAACGATCCCAG GGTGGTCTACTTCTCGATCCATCGCTTCGAGCACGGCAGCTTCTGGCCGCACCTGCAGGAGTCGGATTACCATGCCATCGGATCGGGAGCGGGCAGGGGCTACAACTTCAATGTGCCCCTGAATGCGATTGGGATGACGAACGGCGATTACCTGGCCATTTTCCAGCAGCTCCTGCTGCCGGTGGCCCTGGAGTTTCAGCCGGAGCTGATTATCGTTTCGGCTGGCTACGATGCGGCCCTCGGTTGTCCGGAGGGCGAAATGGAGGTGACGCCGGCCTGCTATCCGCATCTGCTCAATCCCCTCCTGCGACTCGCCGACTCGCGGGTGGCCGTCGTCCTGGAGGGCGGCTATTGCCTGGACTCGCTGGCCGAGGGTGCCGCTTTGACCCTGCGCTCCCTGCTCGGCGATCCCTGCCCCCGACTGGTGGAGGTACTGCCTCTGCCGCGTCCCGAACTCACGCAGGCGCTGCTCAGCTGCATTGCCGTCCATCGGACGCACTGGCGCTGCCTGCAGCTGCAGCGAACCTATGATTCGAAGGAGTTGCTCGACCAGGAGAAGGCTCAAACGGACCTACACAAGCTGCTGCGCCTTTGGATAGGCGGACCACCGCCAGTGGATCGTTATCCCACCAGGGATACTGCTATTCCTCTGCCCCCCGAGAAGCTGGCCAGGAATGCGGCCCGTCTGCAGGTCCTCCGCACCGAAACAAAGCTATCGTTGCCCGCGGTGAGAGTCTGCTACTCGTACGACGCCCAGATGCTGCTCCACTGCAATCTCGACGATCCCGGCCATCCGGAGCAGCCATCGCGCGTCCAGCACATCCACAAGATGCACGAGGAGTACGGCCTGCTGGCCAGGATGAAGCAGCTAGCGCCGAGGGCGGCCACCACCGATGAAGTTTGCCTGGCCCACACGCGATCGCATGTGAATTCGGTGCGTCGACTGATGGGACGCGACCCGGAGGAACTGCATCGCGTGGCGGCGGGCTACAATTCGGTGTATCTGCATCCGCGCACCTTCGATTGCGCCACCTTGGCCGCCGGCGCCGTGCTCCAGGCGGTGGACAGTGTGCTGCGCGGCGAGTCGCGGCACGGCATCTGCAACGTTCGTCCGCCGGGCCATCATGCCGAGCAGGATCAGCCGCATGGCTTCTGTATCTTCAACAATGTGGCCATTGCGGCGCAGTATGCTATCAGGGATTTTGGTTTGGAACGTGTGCTTATTGTCGATTGGGATGTGCATCACGGCAACGGGACGCAGCACATCTTCGAGGCGAATCCCAAGGTGCTTTACATAAGCCTTCATCGCTACGAGCATGGAGCCTTCTTTCCCAAGGGACCCGACGGCAACTACGATGTGGTGGGCAAGGGAGCCGGACGGGGATTCAATGTGAATATACCCTGGAATAAG AAGGGCATGGGTGATTTGGAGTACGCTCTGGCCTTCCAGCAACTGATCATGCCCATTGCCTACGAGTTCAACCCGCAACTGGTCCTGGTCTCCGCGGGCTTCGATGCGGCCATCGGCGATCCGCTGGGCGGCTGCAAGGTGACGCCCGAGGGCTACGGCCTGCTCACCCATTGGCTCTCTGCGCTGGCCGGCGGCAGGATTGTCGTCTGCCTGGAGGGTGGCTACAATGTAAACTCCATTTCGTATGCCATGACCATGTGCACCAAGACGCTACTGGGCGATCCGGTGCCGACGCCCCAGCTGGGTGCAGTGGCTCTGCAGAAGCCGCCGACGGTGGCCCATCAGAGCTGCGTGGAATCGCTGCAGTCGTGCCTGGAGATTCAACGCAGCCACTGGCGGAGCTTGGAGTTTGTGGGCCGACGGTTGCCGGCCGGCGATTGTGTGGGCGAGAATAACAACGAGGATTTTCTTACCGCCTCCTTGCGACAGTTGAATATCTCAAATGACGACGCACCGGGGGCGGCGGGCGGCGCGGCCGGCGATCGGAACGCTTGCGGCGATGAGCGGCCCAGCGGCAGCAAGCCCAAAGTCAAG GCCCTCGAGCAGAATGAGATGTTCGCCGTGTATCCGCTCAAGACGTGCCCGCATTTGAGTCTCCTGCGACCGGAGGAGGCGCCGCAAT CAATAGACAGCGGGGCGGCGTGCAGCGTTTGCGGATCGACGGGGGAGAACTGGGTGTGTCTGGGCTGCCGGCTGGTGGGCTGCGGTCGCTACATGGGCGGCCACATGGAGCTGCACTCGGCGGAGGCACAGCATCCGCTGGCGATGAGCCAGGCGGACCTCTCGGTGTGGTGCTATGCGTGCTCCTCGTACGTGGATCATCCCCGCCTGTATGCCTATCTCAATCCGCTGCATGTGGACAAGTTCCAGGAGCCGATGGCCTGGACACATGGCTGTCCGCGGCGTGAGGATGGCTGCTATCCCTTGGGAGCCGACGGTCGGGATGATGATGAGGATTTGGCCGGGAGCAGCGGCCTCTGCCTGCGGCTGGAGCGCAACAACTGA
- the HDAC6 gene encoding histone deacetylase 6 isoform X3, whose amino-acid sequence MSPPIVTRRSAQQAKIQTRAMASKSKGAAGATAATAAGVIGGGGGSSAGGGSGGISAADPRKANKPSAALLEAKRRARNMLKNQSNVMQECVTDIFQNAVDCKGAVRKPTALIYDESMSQHCCLWDKEHYECPERFTRVLERCRELNLAERCLELPSRSATKEEILRLHTEEHFERLKQTSGIRDDERMEDLSSRYDSIYIHPSTFELSLLATGSTIELVDHLIAGKAQNGMAIIRPPGHHAMKAEFNGYCFFNNVALAAQHALDVHKLQRILIIDYDVHHGQGTQRFFYNDPRVVYFSIHRFEHGSFWPHLQESDYHAIGSGAGRGYNFNVPLNAIGMTNGDYLAIFQQLLLPVALEFQPELIIVSAGYDAALGCPEGEMEVTPACYPHLLNPLLRLADSRVAVVLEGGYCLDSLAEGAALTLRSLLGDPCPRLVEVLPLPRPELTQALLSCIAVHRTHWRCLQLQRTYDSKELLDQEKAQTDLHKLLRLWIGGPPPVDRYPTRDTAIPLPPEKLARNAARLQVLRTETKLSLPAVRVCYSYDAQMLLHCNLDDPGHPEQPSRVQHIHKMHEEYGLLARMKQLAPRAATTDEVCLAHTRSHVNSVRRLMGRDPEELHRVAAGYNSVYLHPRTFDCATLAAGAVLQAVDSVLRGESRHGICNVRPPGHHAEQDQPHGFCIFNNVAIAAQYAIRDFGLERVLIVDWDVHHGNGTQHIFEANPKVLYISLHRYEHGAFFPKGPDGNYDVVGKGAGRGFNVNIPWNKKGMGDLEYALAFQQLIMPIAYEFNPQLVLVSAGFDAAIGDPLGGCKVTPEGYGLLTHWLSALAGGRIVVCLEGGYNVNSISYAMTMCTKTLLGDPVPTPQLGAVALQKPPTVAHQSCVESLQSCLEIQRSHWRSLEFVGRRLPAGDCVGENNNEDFLTASLRQLNISNDDAPGAAGGAAGDRNACGDERPSGSKPKVKALEQNEMFAVYPLKTCPHLSLLRPEEAPQSAIDSGAACSVCGSTGENWVCLGCRLVGCGRYMGGHMELHSAEAQHPLAMSQADLSVWCYACSSYVDHPRLYAYLNPLHVDKFQEPMAWTHGCPRREDGCYPLGADGRDDDEDLAGSSGLCLRLERNN is encoded by the exons ATG AGCCCGCCCATCGTCACGCGACGGAGCGCGCAGCAGGCCAAGATTCAGACGCGGGCAATGGCCAGTAAGTCGAAGGGAGCGGCGGGAGCGACGGCGGCGACGGCGGCCGGGGTgatcggcggcggcggcggctcctctgccggcggcggcagcggcggtaTCAGTGCCGCCGATCCGCGAAAGGCGAACAAACCGAGCGCAGCGCTCTTGGAGGCGAAACGTCGAGCGCGGAACATGCTCAAGAACCAGAGCAACGTCATGCAGGAGTGCGTCACGGATATATTCCAGAAT GCTGTCGATTGCAAGGGCGCTGTGCGAAAGCCCACGGCCCTCATCTACGACGAGTCGATGAGCCAGCACTGCTGTTTGTGGGACAAGGAGCACTACGAGTGCCCCGAGCGCTTCACACGCGTCCTGGAGCG CTGCCGCGAACTGAATCTGGCGGAGCGCTGCTTGGAGTTGCCCTCGCGATCGGCCACCAAGGAGGAGATTCTGCGGCTGCACACGGAGGAGCACTTTGAGCGCCTGAAGCAGACCTCGGGGATTCGTGATGACGAGCGCATGGAGGACCTGAGCTCCCGCTACGATTCAATCTACATTCATCCG TCCACATTCGAGCTTTCCCTGCTGGCCACCGGATCCACCATCGAGTTGGTGGACCATCTGATCGCTGGAAAGGCCCAGAATGGCATGGCCATCATCCGGCCGCCGGGTCATCATGCCATGAAGGCCGAGTTCAATGGCTATTGCTTCTTCAACAACGTGGCCCTGGCCGCCCAGCACGCCCTGGATGTCCACAAGCTGCAGCGCATCCTGATCATCGACTACGACGTCCATCATGGACAGGGAACGCAGAGGTTCTTCTACAACGATCCCAG GGTGGTCTACTTCTCGATCCATCGCTTCGAGCACGGCAGCTTCTGGCCGCACCTGCAGGAGTCGGATTACCATGCCATCGGATCGGGAGCGGGCAGGGGCTACAACTTCAATGTGCCCCTGAATGCGATTGGGATGACGAACGGCGATTACCTGGCCATTTTCCAGCAGCTCCTGCTGCCGGTGGCCCTGGAGTTTCAGCCGGAGCTGATTATCGTTTCGGCTGGCTACGATGCGGCCCTCGGTTGTCCGGAGGGCGAAATGGAGGTGACGCCGGCCTGCTATCCGCATCTGCTCAATCCCCTCCTGCGACTCGCCGACTCGCGGGTGGCCGTCGTCCTGGAGGGCGGCTATTGCCTGGACTCGCTGGCCGAGGGTGCCGCTTTGACCCTGCGCTCCCTGCTCGGCGATCCCTGCCCCCGACTGGTGGAGGTACTGCCTCTGCCGCGTCCCGAACTCACGCAGGCGCTGCTCAGCTGCATTGCCGTCCATCGGACGCACTGGCGCTGCCTGCAGCTGCAGCGAACCTATGATTCGAAGGAGTTGCTCGACCAGGAGAAGGCTCAAACGGACCTACACAAGCTGCTGCGCCTTTGGATAGGCGGACCACCGCCAGTGGATCGTTATCCCACCAGGGATACTGCTATTCCTCTGCCCCCCGAGAAGCTGGCCAGGAATGCGGCCCGTCTGCAGGTCCTCCGCACCGAAACAAAGCTATCGTTGCCCGCGGTGAGAGTCTGCTACTCGTACGACGCCCAGATGCTGCTCCACTGCAATCTCGACGATCCCGGCCATCCGGAGCAGCCATCGCGCGTCCAGCACATCCACAAGATGCACGAGGAGTACGGCCTGCTGGCCAGGATGAAGCAGCTAGCGCCGAGGGCGGCCACCACCGATGAAGTTTGCCTGGCCCACACGCGATCGCATGTGAATTCGGTGCGTCGACTGATGGGACGCGACCCGGAGGAACTGCATCGCGTGGCGGCGGGCTACAATTCGGTGTATCTGCATCCGCGCACCTTCGATTGCGCCACCTTGGCCGCCGGCGCCGTGCTCCAGGCGGTGGACAGTGTGCTGCGCGGCGAGTCGCGGCACGGCATCTGCAACGTTCGTCCGCCGGGCCATCATGCCGAGCAGGATCAGCCGCATGGCTTCTGTATCTTCAACAATGTGGCCATTGCGGCGCAGTATGCTATCAGGGATTTTGGTTTGGAACGTGTGCTTATTGTCGATTGGGATGTGCATCACGGCAACGGGACGCAGCACATCTTCGAGGCGAATCCCAAGGTGCTTTACATAAGCCTTCATCGCTACGAGCATGGAGCCTTCTTTCCCAAGGGACCCGACGGCAACTACGATGTGGTGGGCAAGGGAGCCGGACGGGGATTCAATGTGAATATACCCTGGAATAAG AAGGGCATGGGTGATTTGGAGTACGCTCTGGCCTTCCAGCAACTGATCATGCCCATTGCCTACGAGTTCAACCCGCAACTGGTCCTGGTCTCCGCGGGCTTCGATGCGGCCATCGGCGATCCGCTGGGCGGCTGCAAGGTGACGCCCGAGGGCTACGGCCTGCTCACCCATTGGCTCTCTGCGCTGGCCGGCGGCAGGATTGTCGTCTGCCTGGAGGGTGGCTACAATGTAAACTCCATTTCGTATGCCATGACCATGTGCACCAAGACGCTACTGGGCGATCCGGTGCCGACGCCCCAGCTGGGTGCAGTGGCTCTGCAGAAGCCGCCGACGGTGGCCCATCAGAGCTGCGTGGAATCGCTGCAGTCGTGCCTGGAGATTCAACGCAGCCACTGGCGGAGCTTGGAGTTTGTGGGCCGACGGTTGCCGGCCGGCGATTGTGTGGGCGAGAATAACAACGAGGATTTTCTTACCGCCTCCTTGCGACAGTTGAATATCTCAAATGACGACGCACCGGGGGCGGCGGGCGGCGCGGCCGGCGATCGGAACGCTTGCGGCGATGAGCGGCCCAGCGGCAGCAAGCCCAAAGTCAAG GCCCTCGAGCAGAATGAGATGTTCGCCGTGTATCCGCTCAAGACGTGCCCGCATTTGAGTCTCCTGCGACCGGAGGAGGCGCCGCAAT CAGCAATAGACAGCGGGGCGGCGTGCAGCGTTTGCGGATCGACGGGGGAGAACTGGGTGTGTCTGGGCTGCCGGCTGGTGGGCTGCGGTCGCTACATGGGCGGCCACATGGAGCTGCACTCGGCGGAGGCACAGCATCCGCTGGCGATGAGCCAGGCGGACCTCTCGGTGTGGTGCTATGCGTGCTCCTCGTACGTGGATCATCCCCGCCTGTATGCCTATCTCAATCCGCTGCATGTGGACAAGTTCCAGGAGCCGATGGCCTGGACACATGGCTGTCCGCGGCGTGAGGATGGCTGCTATCCCTTGGGAGCCGACGGTCGGGATGATGATGAGGATTTGGCCGGGAGCAGCGGCCTCTGCCTGCGGCTGGAGCGCAACAACTGA